The segment GGGAGCGGCAGATATTGGCGTGGCAGACCAACAGTATTCGAAATGGGCGGGACTCTGACGCCGACGGCGATTCTGCCGAAGAAGGATCCACGAGGCGATCTCCCCTCAGATCTTCCCGCTTCATTCCGCTCAACGAGCGGCGATGCGCATTTATTCGGCGAGCTGAGGTTCGCCCTCCTCCTTCCAACGCGCAGGCAGGACGGAGGTCACGGCCCTTCGACACCCGCACGCAAAGATCACGAATCTCTTTCGCGGCCAACCCAGTGATGCCGTCATCCTCAGGAGGGGTCAGCGGAGACAAGCCCACGGGACGGCCCGGATTCGGCTATAACCAATAAAGATCGAAATAGCGGTATGAGTTGCGCTGTCATTAGCCATGAACGAGACCCGAGAAAGGCCGACGATGCCGGGAGACGGTATTCGCATTGGGCGTCAGGTGAACCCCACCGGCCCATGGAATTCAGCGACCGCAGTAGCACCGGCCGTTTCTCCCCGGTACATAGCGGCAACCCCCGAGAGCCTCTCCCCAGATACAGCCGGAAAACCACTGGCCTCATTCGCACCCTCCTGGGCCCTGACGCTTTCGGTCGACCTATCGTTCTTGAGTTTGGCGATCTTCTGCTTCCCCTCGTTCTTCCCGGGGCTCAGCGTCACAGCAGCGCTCATCCTGGCGCTCAACGCCGCCGGTGGCCTCTACCGGCCCCGGCTTCACCTGTCGCTCCTGGACGACCTGCCGCGTCTGGTCGGCCGGCTGCTGATCGCGACTGCTTTGGTCTCGACTATCTTTGCGGTCTGGTACGACGACATCGCGATCGACGGCTTTCTGCGGGCGTCCGCGGTGCTCATCGTGCTGTGTGTGCTCGGGCGCGCATTGTCTACGTGGACGATCCGCACCATTCGGCGTCGAGGGCTGGCAAGCCATCGAACGATTCTGGTGGGAGGCGGCCGGCTGGCCGTCGAGCTGGCCCAGGTCCTCGCCCGGCACCCCCAGTACGGCCTTCGCGCGATCGGCTACGTCGATGCCATTGACCGGACCACGGTGATGGCAGCGTCCGTGCCTTGCCTGGGCGATCTGAGCGACCTCAGCGGCGCGCTTCGCAGCAACCGGGCAAGCACGCTGATCATCGCCGACCCGGTCACATCAGACATGTTACTGACCGAGCTTCTGCGCGACGCGCTGAGCGCTACTCGGAACATCTTCATCGTCCCCAGGGTGCACTCATTCCACACTCAGACAGGGCTACCCGACCACATCGGCGCGATCCCCGTGATGCGTATCAGGCCGCCCGTGTTGTCCGGCTGGCAGTGCCTTCTGAAGCGGACCATCGACATCGTCGTGAGCCTGCTGGCAATGGCACTACTTGCGCCGGTCTTCCTGCTTTGCGCGCTCGGCGTCCGGTTTGAGGGCGGCCCCGGGGTGCTCTTCCGTCAGGAACGCGTTGGGCGGAACGGAAGGCTGTTCCACATTCTGAAGTTCCGATCGCTGCGCCCTGTCGATGAGCTCGAGTCCGAGACGAGATGGTCAGTGGCACAGGACACGCGGATGGGCCGATTCGGCCGCTTTCTGCGAAGGACGTCATTGGACGAGATTCCGCAGCTGTACAACATCCTCCGGGGCGACATGACGCTGGTAGGCCCGCGACCGGAACGTCCGTTCTTCGTCGAGCGCTTCTCCTCCGAGTATCAGGACTACAGCTGGCGGCACCGGGTCCCGGCCGGTTTGACCGGACTGGCCCAGGTGAGTGGACTACGCGGCGACACACCGATCGCCGACCGTGCCCGGTTCGACAACTATTACATCGAGAACTGGTCGCTGTGGCTCGATTTCAAAATCGTCGTTCGCACCCTGCGCGAGGTCGTCTCCGGCGGGGGACATTAGACTAAAAGCTCCTAAGACGATCTGCTGAATCGATGATGATCAGCGTTCCAGGCTGAAGATCGATCTGGTTCGGTCAGCGTGAGCAAGGCATCGGTCGTCGATGACGAGTTGTGGAAGCTGATCGAGCCGGTGCTACCGCCGTGGCCGCAGAAGGCTTCCGGGCCGCGGCCGGTACCCGATCGGCAGTGTCTGCAGGGCATCTTGTTCGTGCTGCATACCGGCATTGGCTGGGAAGATCTGCCGCAGGAACTCGGCTTCGGCTCGGGCATGACCTGCTGGCGCCGACTGCACCGCTGGACCGAGGCGGGCGTATTCGACCAAGGTCCACGAGATACTGCTGGCCCGGGTGAACGCGGCGAACCGGATCGACTGGACACGGGCGGCGATGGACGGCAGTCA is part of the Actinoplanes sp. NBC_00393 genome and harbors:
- a CDS encoding sugar transferase, which produces MAIFCFPSFFPGLSVTAALILALNAAGGLYRPRLHLSLLDDLPRLVGRLLIATALVSTIFAVWYDDIAIDGFLRASAVLIVLCVLGRALSTWTIRTIRRRGLASHRTILVGGGRLAVELAQVLARHPQYGLRAIGYVDAIDRTTVMAASVPCLGDLSDLSGALRSNRASTLIIADPVTSDMLLTELLRDALSATRNIFIVPRVHSFHTQTGLPDHIGAIPVMRIRPPVLSGWQCLLKRTIDIVVSLLAMALLAPVFLLCALGVRFEGGPGVLFRQERVGRNGRLFHILKFRSLRPVDELESETRWSVAQDTRMGRFGRFLRRTSLDEIPQLYNILRGDMTLVGPRPERPFFVERFSSEYQDYSWRHRVPAGLTGLAQVSGLRGDTPIADRARFDNYYIENWSLWLDFKIVVRTLREVVSGGGH